Proteins from one Pontibacter korlensis genomic window:
- the ruvA gene encoding Holliday junction branch migration protein RuvA has protein sequence MIAYIDGKLTHKDPTYVIIEANGVGYQIKISLSTYSSLPGSERCKLHTYLHIKEDAHTLYGFATVAEKDAFLHLISISGVGPNTGLMILSSLSVEEIQQAIVREDVRTIQHVKGIGAKTAQRIILELKDKMKKEVMLTDAPVSAAAYNTNRAEALSALVTLGFAKNVAEKTLDAIIKREGGSLSVEELIKFALKSS, from the coding sequence ATGATAGCCTATATTGATGGCAAGTTAACTCATAAAGATCCAACCTACGTCATTATCGAAGCTAATGGCGTAGGTTATCAGATCAAGATTTCACTTAGTACGTACTCTTCGCTGCCTGGTAGCGAGCGCTGTAAGCTGCACACCTACCTGCATATTAAGGAGGATGCCCATACCTTGTATGGCTTTGCCACAGTAGCAGAGAAGGATGCGTTTCTACACCTCATTTCCATATCAGGCGTGGGCCCTAATACAGGGCTCATGATCCTGTCTTCCCTCTCGGTGGAGGAGATACAGCAGGCCATTGTGCGCGAAGATGTGCGCACCATTCAGCATGTGAAAGGCATAGGCGCTAAAACTGCTCAGCGTATCATCCTGGAACTGAAGGATAAGATGAAAAAGGAGGTGATGCTGACGGATGCTCCTGTATCTGCTGCTGCATACAATACAAATCGTGCCGAGGCGTTATCAGCATTAGTAACATTGGGCTTTGCCAAGAATGTTGCCGAAAAAACGCTGGACGCAATCATAAAACGCGAAGGGGGAAGCCTGAGTGTAGAGGAGTTGATAAAGTTTGCGTTGAAGTCTTCATAA
- a CDS encoding NADP-dependent malic enzyme, whose product MIKVNKEDALNYHMDGKPGKIEVVPTKMVSTQHDLALAYSPGVAEPCKEIHADKDNAYKYTAKGNLVGVISNGTAVLGLGNIGPDASKPVMEGKGVLFKKFAGIDVFDIEIDSTDPEEFVRIVKSLEPTFGGINLEDIKAPESFKIENALKTQMNIPLMHDDQHGTAIISSAALLNGLELVDKKIDEIKMVINGAGAAAIACAKLYVALGVKLDNIVMFDKDGIIRPERDDLDIYRAQFVTTRKITTLEEAMVGADVFVGLSAGNVLAPEYVKLMANDPIIFALANPDPEIAYDVAMATREDLIMATGRSDHPNQVNNVLGFPYIFRGALDVRATEINEEMKLAAVHALADLAKEPVPEIVHKAYGDNTINFGRFYLIPKPLDPRLITTVSPAVAKAAMDSGVARIPITDWEAYEQELQERIGIDQKLMSRITTQAKKDPKTVVFAEADNYKILKAAQIVQEQRIAKPILLGNPERIHAIIAENNMDLHDAIIIDPVAEEEKKEEYAHILYQKRQRKGVTLFDARRLMRDRNYFGSMMLHTGEADALISGLTRDYSKTISPALQVIGVEEGVNKVAGMYIVLGQKEPYFFADTTVNVNPTADELVDIIGLTARTVRFFDTEPRVAMLSFSNFGSVRGDIPDKGAEAVRKAKQRYPELLIDGEMQANTALNRNLLREHYPFSELAEKGANTLVFPTLTAGNIAYKLLQEIGGVEVIGPVLMGMRKPVHILQLGSSVRDIVNMIAIAVVDAQNYNNQHI is encoded by the coding sequence ATGATCAAAGTAAACAAAGAGGACGCCCTTAACTACCACATGGACGGCAAGCCCGGGAAAATTGAGGTGGTGCCTACTAAAATGGTAAGCACACAGCACGATTTAGCATTAGCTTATTCTCCGGGTGTTGCAGAACCTTGCAAAGAAATTCACGCTGACAAAGACAATGCTTATAAATATACCGCCAAGGGTAACCTGGTAGGTGTAATTTCCAATGGCACCGCTGTTTTGGGCCTTGGAAATATCGGGCCAGACGCCTCAAAGCCTGTGATGGAAGGAAAAGGTGTACTCTTTAAGAAGTTCGCCGGCATTGATGTGTTCGACATTGAGATCGACAGCACAGATCCAGAAGAATTTGTCCGCATTGTAAAGTCGCTGGAGCCAACATTCGGAGGCATCAACCTAGAGGATATCAAGGCGCCTGAGAGCTTTAAGATTGAAAACGCCCTGAAGACGCAGATGAACATTCCGCTGATGCACGACGATCAGCACGGAACAGCTATCATCTCGTCGGCAGCCCTGCTGAACGGACTGGAGCTGGTAGATAAGAAGATAGACGAAATCAAGATGGTGATCAACGGTGCTGGTGCCGCAGCCATTGCCTGTGCCAAGCTTTATGTAGCACTAGGTGTTAAACTGGATAACATCGTGATGTTCGATAAAGATGGCATCATCCGTCCAGAGCGTGATGACCTTGACATCTACCGTGCACAGTTTGTAACTACACGTAAGATAACTACGCTTGAAGAAGCCATGGTAGGCGCCGACGTGTTCGTAGGTCTTTCCGCCGGAAACGTGCTTGCACCAGAGTATGTGAAACTGATGGCTAACGACCCGATCATCTTTGCACTAGCCAACCCAGACCCGGAAATCGCTTACGATGTGGCCATGGCTACACGCGAAGACCTGATCATGGCTACCGGTCGTTCTGACCATCCTAACCAGGTAAATAACGTACTAGGCTTCCCATACATTTTCAGAGGAGCACTGGATGTGCGTGCCACTGAGATAAACGAGGAGATGAAATTGGCAGCCGTACATGCCTTGGCTGACCTGGCAAAGGAGCCTGTTCCGGAGATTGTACACAAAGCCTATGGTGATAACACGATCAACTTCGGTCGCTTTTACCTTATCCCGAAACCGCTGGACCCTCGCCTGATTACCACTGTGTCGCCGGCGGTTGCAAAAGCTGCTATGGACAGTGGCGTGGCTCGCATTCCGATTACTGATTGGGAAGCTTACGAGCAGGAGCTGCAGGAGCGTATTGGTATCGATCAGAAGCTGATGTCTCGTATTACTACGCAGGCTAAGAAAGATCCGAAGACCGTAGTATTTGCAGAGGCTGATAACTACAAGATCCTGAAGGCCGCCCAAATTGTACAGGAGCAGCGCATTGCTAAGCCTATACTTTTGGGTAACCCGGAGCGCATCCATGCCATCATCGCTGAGAACAACATGGACCTACATGATGCCATCATCATTGATCCGGTGGCTGAAGAAGAGAAGAAGGAAGAGTACGCACATATACTTTACCAAAAGCGCCAGCGCAAGGGTGTTACCTTGTTTGATGCCCGCCGCCTGATGCGCGACCGTAACTACTTTGGCAGTATGATGCTGCACACAGGAGAGGCTGATGCCCTTATCTCCGGCCTTACCCGCGACTACTCTAAAACTATATCACCTGCACTGCAGGTAATAGGTGTAGAAGAAGGCGTGAACAAGGTGGCAGGTATGTATATTGTGCTTGGCCAGAAAGAACCATACTTCTTTGCCGACACCACTGTAAACGTAAACCCAACTGCCGACGAATTAGTTGATATCATCGGTTTAACGGCACGTACTGTCCGTTTCTTTGATACAGAGCCACGCGTGGCGATGCTGTCGTTCTCTAACTTCGGCTCTGTTCGCGGCGATATTCCTGATAAAGGCGCTGAGGCAGTTCGTAAAGCGAAACAGCGTTACCCGGAGTTGCTCATTGACGGCGAGATGCAGGCAAACACAGCCTTAAACCGCAACCTGCTGCGTGAGCACTACCCGTTCAGCGAACTAGCAGAAAAAGGTGCCAATACATTGGTTTTCCCAACACTTACAGCCGGCAATATTGCTTATAAACTGCTGCAGGAAATTGGTGGTGTTGAGGTAATTGGCCCTGTACTTATGGGTATGCGCAAACCAGTACATATTCTTCAGCTTGGTTCATCTGTCCGCGACATCGTGAACATGATAGCCATTGCTGTCGTAGATGCACAGAACTATAACAATCAGCATATATAG
- a CDS encoding lytic transglycosylase domain-containing protein, which translates to MTYSKFFTLLAAMAGSICAFSASALGHSRLLETPSYSLDSLTVPTDSLSLLLTVEKDTTILMLSPEELALLVEIIPNEPNDVIADRLSCMESEIPLVFNDYVRNFIDYFTIRNRKYTRTMLTRENVYFPLFEKYLKKHNMPDELKYLAIVESGLNPKAQSPVGAAGLWQFMKPTGREYGLDQNQYIDERLDPEKSTEAAMQFLRRLYKYYGDWELALAAYNCGQGNVNKAIRRAGGKKSFWDIFPYLPRETRGYVPSMTAVRYAMRYAGEHHIFSDSILYQPEVAHLEVTHELDLEKLAEQLHLNVEELTYLNPELKKHTVPGRNYKLRIPSEKASLFATNDDKNCILLAAAPASHQPREPEHTPVLLASAKTEETTGSKEPAKTEKVAYKVQPGDNLIQIAKRHDVTVDQLKEWNNLNNTNIKVDQTLVIMQQGQATTGTVLASNNNGKQETKSVVEKKELIYHVQPGDTLWQISRKYDGISVEQIKKLNKLKSNNLKPGQKLILS; encoded by the coding sequence ATGACTTACAGCAAATTCTTTACATTGCTTGCGGCTATGGCTGGCAGCATCTGTGCGTTTAGCGCCAGTGCTCTCGGCCATAGCCGTTTGCTTGAGACACCGTCTTATTCACTAGATTCACTTACGGTTCCGACAGACTCTCTTAGCCTACTGCTTACTGTCGAAAAGGATACCACCATACTTATGCTGTCGCCGGAGGAACTGGCGTTGCTGGTGGAGATAATTCCGAACGAGCCCAACGATGTGATAGCAGACAGGCTAAGCTGTATGGAGTCTGAGATACCATTGGTGTTTAACGACTATGTAAGGAATTTCATCGACTACTTTACCATCCGTAATCGCAAGTATACGCGCACGATGCTCACGCGCGAAAACGTATACTTCCCGCTCTTTGAGAAGTACCTCAAAAAGCACAACATGCCGGATGAACTGAAGTACCTGGCTATCGTAGAGTCAGGCCTTAACCCCAAGGCGCAAAGTCCTGTTGGGGCCGCGGGCCTGTGGCAGTTCATGAAGCCAACCGGCCGCGAGTATGGCCTAGACCAGAACCAGTATATAGATGAGCGCCTGGACCCTGAGAAGTCTACTGAGGCCGCTATGCAATTTCTGCGACGCCTGTACAAGTACTACGGCGATTGGGAACTGGCACTGGCAGCCTATAACTGCGGTCAAGGTAACGTAAACAAAGCTATTCGCAGAGCTGGTGGCAAAAAATCATTTTGGGATATATTTCCATACCTGCCGCGCGAAACCAGAGGATACGTACCAAGTATGACTGCTGTACGCTATGCTATGAGATATGCTGGTGAGCACCACATCTTCTCAGACTCTATACTTTACCAGCCGGAGGTGGCACACCTGGAGGTAACGCATGAACTGGACCTGGAAAAGTTAGCAGAGCAGCTTCACCTTAATGTGGAGGAACTCACTTATTTAAATCCGGAGCTAAAAAAGCATACAGTACCTGGCCGAAACTACAAACTGCGCATACCTTCTGAAAAGGCTAGCCTGTTTGCCACTAACGACGACAAGAACTGTATACTTTTAGCTGCCGCTCCTGCCTCACATCAGCCAAGAGAGCCAGAGCACACACCAGTACTGCTCGCTTCTGCTAAAACAGAAGAGACTACTGGAAGTAAAGAACCTGCTAAAACTGAGAAAGTGGCTTATAAAGTGCAGCCGGGCGATAACCTGATACAAATTGCAAAGCGCCACGACGTAACGGTAGACCAGCTAAAAGAGTGGAACAACCTCAACAACACCAACATTAAGGTTGACCAAACCCTGGTAATTATGCAGCAGGGCCAGGCTACTACAGGTACTGTACTGGCTTCAAACAACAATGGAAAGCAAGAAACAAAATCAGTAGTAGAGAAGAAAGAGCTGATCTACCACGTTCAGCCCGGAGATACGCTTTGGCAAATTTCCCGCAAGTACGACGGCATTAGCGTTGAGCAAATCAAGAAGCTGAACAAGCTGAAGTCTAATAACCTGAAGCCGGGCCAGAAACTGATCTTAAGCTAA